In the genome of Parus major isolate Abel chromosome 3, Parus_major1.1, whole genome shotgun sequence, the window GAAACCCTAAAAGGAAAATAGTATTGTTTGGGAAAGTTCAATGCTTTTAAGCAAGTGTTGTGTTTCATAATTCAAATTAAAGAATTgaaaacaagaagcagaaatattAGGTCAGAAAATGTTTGTTGTGTAATGGGACTTCATGGTTTACAGAAAACTTTGAGAGTGTATCCTTCATCATGATTGTCATACTgtgggaaataattttattatttaattattttcctgtctgGGAAAAACCTTCCTGCCTTAATTACCTTTGAGTAGCCTCTACTGTCAGCcaaatgcttcagaaaatatACGTTAACATATATAATTGAAAAGTTGTATGTCTCCTACGTGAGTCTTAGAGCCTAAGATAATGTGGGGAACCTGTCTTCTCTAATTCTGTCTTCATTCATAATTAGGGACAGGATCTGGTCTTGGAACTTTTGTACTAAATTTGCTTGAGGAGGAATTCCCAGAAGTATACAGATTTGTTACTTCAGTTTATCCATCTGGTGAAGATGATGTTATTACTTCTCCATATAACAGTGTTCTGGCTATGAAGGAGCTTAATGAACATGCAGACTGTGTGCTACCAATAGAGAATGAGGTAAGAAATAATAttctatttctgtaatttttttattagacaGTGGAAGTGtctcttccttttcattacTGATTTACGTACCAAATCTCCAAAAGCATCATTTCACTTCTTAAAGTAATAATTGAACTTCTAAGTCACTTGCAAGTTTTTGAAATTAACATGGGTTTCTCTAAAAAGTTGTTTTGCTCCTTCAGAGTAAGGTAGAGTGAATTTTTTCATGGGTATTTCAAGGTAAACAGTGAAAAGCTTCTTATTTACTGAGGTAGAGTGTCTTCTATTCTTTTAGCAATCAATTTTTGCATAGTATTAGTAGGGTCCTGCAAGGACCTCTGACTTCTCCAGATTCCAGCAAACTTAACTGTGCTGATTAGTGATATGGGAATCATAGATATACGTGACCTTGCAAAGTGCTAGACTCATTTGAATTGACCTTTGTTGACTGTCTTGCTGTTTActtatgaaaacaaagcaagagaAAGTGAAATTTAGTGAGAGACcatatttttttgcttcaggTGTTATCTtctaaaactgcattttaaattttcataagGATTTTGAATAGTTGAATAAAATTCAAACTTCTGAGTCAAGCTGTGTATATATTTGTGATATGTAAGGCACAGGCTTTTAGAAGCATTTCAGTCAACTGGAATTGCTCCAAAGTTAGACTTAGATTTATCAAAGGTACAATCTTTAAACTAACAGTACAATGTCTGAGCTTTAAAgattattagaaattaaaaagtgCAGTACTGAATTTCAAAGTTCTGTACTCAAGActacttctgtgcttttttttccctctctctctccaagTCTCTGTTTGAGATAGTTAATAAAATTCATCAGATGATCAATTCTGGGAAGTTAGGATCGACTGTGAAGCAAAACAGCTTGCTAACATCAAGTGCAGGGAGTGCAAAAACGCTACAAGAGAAGCCATTTGATGCAATGAATAATATTGTAGCCAACTTGCTGCTGCACCTGACAAGGTAAAGGTACAGGTTTTTCCTCTGTAACAAAGTGGGATTGTTGGAGGTGGTGTGTGCAGTAAATATACAGACCTGCATCAACTTGAGTAATATTAACTTGTTTTCATTCAATATGACTTCTCTTTTTAAGAATTGGTTACTAAATGCTAAAGTATTTGGAAGTACTCAGATTGTAATGGTGTTGCTTTAGCCATGATAgtcttaaaactgaaataattttataggCAGAAGGATATTGCCTTCCACTAGTGCCTAATGGAGCCCATGGAGGTTTGCCTTTCTAGGCCAGTTGCACTATTTTATAAATGTTGTCAGATCATTTCTGCTTGTAAACTGTCTATTGCTGCAAGAAGTATAATTCTGGACATTTggcctgtttttcttttaagcagcTTGTCAGGAATGCTGACTCACATGTGTTTTATTGTAGCCTCTTTAGTAAAAGTGATATCAATTAACTGGTAATAACCAGCTGGTATTAATTAACCAGTATTAAGTTGTAttaaacaatattaataatactGAATCAGTGCTAAAGACTACAACTGGGAAACAAGGAATTTTTCTTGGTAATTTATTGTTCTTTAATGGGACGTGTAAGTAAATAAGACATAGCACTGTTACTGCCAGATGTGAAAGTTTTCTAATTACACTTGAACACTTGCTTAAATGCTGTgttgttttataattttattgtgcagaacagctgaaaaatagaTTTCATAGAAGTTTACCTTATAGAAGTGATTTACTTAGTTTGTAGCAGTTTCATAAAagtttgttaatttttcagctCTGCTAGATTTGAAGGTTCCCTAAACATGGATCTCAATGAAATCAGCATGAATTTGGTTCCATTTCCTCGACTTCATTATTTGGTTTCAAGTTTGACTCCTCTGTATACACTGGCAGATGTTAATGTTCCTTctagaaggtaaaaaaaatattattagagTTTCACATTTAAAgcttaatttctgatttttccatagttttcatttaaaaattgcattctgTAGCAACACTAAGGGTGGAAGTTTTAAAACTTGTATGTCTGCCATATTTTCGAATTCATCCTGCTGATTTATGTTGATCCAGTAAACTTGACATCCTTTTAATCTCTGCTGGAAGTGTTTCTGTTGGGAAAATGTGTTACTTAGAACCCACACCAAAAGTTCTTTTGAGTAACAGTTTGCACTTGACTGACAAAATGCTCTAAAGACAAACAAGAGATTAACTAGGCTCTTTGGGGAAATAACAGCGTCTTTCTTCAGTCTGGAGATGCAGTGAGTGCAGTGAGCCTATTTAACATCTTATTTTAATAAGCTGATGTGTcaaattttgtgaaatatttatcCCTCTGACATAGCGGAAAAAATACCagttaaaatagattttactgGGTTTGATGGAGTGTGTTCTGTCAGCAAGAGGACCAAACAGTGTTAGAGACAGCTAAGGGCAAGTGATGCAAAGTGGAGAAGAGGACAGGACCACACTTATTTTCCAGTAGCAAGTTGTGACAGATCTGTTGAAAACATACCTTGAGGGCTGGAGGGAAGGTAGCAGACTATGAGGAGATGGTCTCGAAGATGTTTCAGAATGAAGTGGGAACTCTAATATATTTgtgtcctttatttttttgtaataggCATGTGGCAGAGGTgatacaagaaaaaagaaatagagattATAAATCTACAGCATTTGAAACATGGAAAGAATAGCTGAGATGTTGTGGGTGCATGGAACACCATCTTTAGTATCCATAGTACAGGGAAACTTGGTTAAGGAAGTGAAGAGAGAAAGATCTGCAGTGTCATCTTTTAAAGCAGTCATGTGTGATAAAATTAGAATAAGTAGACTAGGCAAGTATGTATAGCCTGTCTTTTCCCAAATCATTAATCAAAATTAACACAGTTCTATGACTCAGTGATCCTTTTAAATAATGAAGGCAGATAATCAGTTCTGTAGTGATCATCAGCACTTTGATATTTCTTGTCAGATCCTTCCCAGTTAGACTGTCCACTCAAATTGCCACATAACCAGAACCCCAAGTAGTTAAATccttttacagatttttaagaCTTTGTAACCATTGGCCTCAAATTGCCTGTATAAAGGCAACTTCTCTGACTAAACAGTGGCTTGTAACTTAAGGGTGAGGAAAAAATGCATCCAGTATGTTTATAAAAACTTCTAATGCCAACCTATGTACATATAAAGGTTTAAATCTTTCCTATCATTTATGGTCCTGGGTTAAATGTACCTTTATGCAGAATTTTATGAACTTTTCAATCCTGAAGGTGGCATTCTGTAGAACTTTCGTATCCTACTTCACTAAGAGtagataactttttttttctcccaggctGGATCAGATGTTCTCAGATGCATTTAGCAGAGATCATCAACTAATTCAAGCAGATCCAAAGCACAGCCTCTACCTCGCCTGTGCACTTCTTGTTCGAGGAAACGTGCAGGTTTCAGACCTTCGCAGAAATATTGAAAGGTTTGTAATACCAGACAGAGTAGTCATGGCATTTGTACAGAAACCAGCAGTTGTTCAGAGCATTCCAGCTTTTCATTTGAACAGTTCGAATACCAAATCGGTTAACTTCAACACCCTTTTCTAAATtttgaagagaggaaaacataATTAACTTATATAATGAGTGAAAATAAGTCATATTATTCCTGGATTTCCAAGTAAAGGGAGGTGCTACTGCTCTCTTTCTccaaattgcaaaaaaaaatcaaagcccAGCCTTCCAGGGGGTCTCCCAACAGCAAAGGATCTTGGAGTAATGAGTTCTGTAGTAGTAGTTTGTTTTTGCTGGACAAAAGGCCCTTCTCTTTCAATGGTTACTTTCATGTAGGTAGGACATCATctttattttaacagctttgtGCTGCTAGCACCCATTTTCTACCTTGAACACTACTGAGCTGCATAGATGTAACAGGAAAGGCAGGCAGAATGGAATTTATAGGCAGACAGGTGCACGGAGAAAATCTCTGGGAATCTAAAGTACTTTACTGATTTCAAAACTACAGGTGGACTGATTGTCCCCACACAGTATTAATCTGCCCCTTTACTAAATCTCAGAGTGCTTGCAGTCCCTTTTATAGAAACAGGTACTCATAACTTCACTTGTCAAATCCCAATGCATTGAATTAACAAAACACAATTGATGtttgcaatttaaatttaacaCAAAGATATGGTGCTTTAGTCTGAAGTCTAAAATATCTTATTCACAGTAATAGTTATAACTGTCCTCCTTAATCTTGAGTGCTTAAATGTTAACTTTTTCAGACTGTTAGTTGAAACTGTTAGTAGTTAGCCTTTGTGTTCTTTATATTCCTTAGATAACTAAATTTTTG includes:
- the TUBE1 gene encoding tubulin epsilon chain isoform X4, coding for MTQSVVVQVGQCGNQVGCRFWDLALREHAAVNKKGIYDEALSSFFRNVDTRSGDNGPDIYKGKICSLKARALLIDMEEGVVNEILQGPLRDVFDSKQLITDVSGSGNNWAVGHKIYGCQYRENIVEKLRKTAEHCDCLQCFFIIHSMGGGTGSGLGTFVLNLLEEEFPEVYRFVTSVYPSGEDDVITSPYNSVLAMKELNEHADCVLPIENESLFEIVNKIHQMINSGKLGSTVKQNSLLTSSAGSAKTLQEKPFDAMNNIVANLLLHLTSSARFEGSLNMDLNEISMNLVPFPRLHYLVSSLTPLYTLADVNVPSRRLDQMFSDAFSRDHQLIQADPKHSLYLACALLVRGNVQVSDLRRNIERLKPSLHFVSWNQEGWKTGSPSPLSANRWDGAKLFFGSYILFV
- the TUBE1 gene encoding tubulin epsilon chain isoform X3; translated protein: MTQSVVVQVGQCGNQVGCRFWDLALREHAAVNKKGIYDEALSSFFRNVDTRAVGHKIYGCQYRENIVEKLRKTAEHCDCLQCFFIIHSMGGGTGSGLGTFVLNLLEEEFPEVYRFVTSVYPSGEDDVITSPYNSVLAMKELNEHADCVLPIENESLFEIVNKIHQMINSGKLGSTVKQNSLLTSSAGSAKTLQEKPFDAMNNIVANLLLHLTSSARFEGSLNMDLNEISMNLVPFPRLHYLVSSLTPLYTLADVNVPSRRLDQMFSDAFSRDHQLIQADPKHSLYLACALLVRGNVQVSDLRRNIERLKPSLHFVSWNQEGWKTGLCSVPPVGHSHSLLALANNTCIKPTFIELKDRFMKLYKKKAHLHHYLQIDGMEQSCFSEAISSLSDLIEEYNELDATKDGPRIDPSRLKIAV